A single genomic interval of Hemibagrus wyckioides isolate EC202008001 linkage group LG13, SWU_Hwy_1.0, whole genome shotgun sequence harbors:
- the LOC131363381 gene encoding bone morphogenetic protein 2-like isoform X2, translating into MHSTPLSLAMALLRSLYLFEILALQLVLLFSVLSAYVYEMPEARVITDVPKQRTLNDALQVRDVGRHVVRTKAPRFMMELYEEHLRNPATLQDNIVRSFAAQSNGAFHFFNLTSFGHREIITKAEFRWFRRAHAVLPGHHFYRVDLYEVLESKVKPWRGNLILSRLLSMYTEGWEVFNITQTVTKWILNSSTNNGILVVATLNSGHWLETYVQSARETSYEENDAYLVVYSNDGRRRSSGEGVSTSGQNTGLPFEFLEFKSSLQAVVRKRRSTHKRASENEQVVNCQRTPLYVDFVKLGWAGWVISPRGYNAYHCSGSCPFPLSGSLHPTNHAIVQSIVNTLKLSSKVGRPCCVPDNLQPISLLYFDDDENVVLKQYDDMVAGSCGCH; encoded by the exons ATGCACTCGACACCTCTGTCATTGGCCATGGCTTTGCTAAGAAGTCTTTATCTTTTTGAGATCCTTGCCTTGCAGCTGGTGTTACTTTTCAGCGTGCTGTCTGCTTATGTTTATGAAATGCCAGAAGCGCGCGTAATTACAGATGTGCCCAAGCAGCGCACACTGAATGACGCGCTCCAGGTCCGAGATGTTGGGCGTCATGTAGTGCGCACAAAAGCGCCGCGCTTTATGATGGAGCTGTACGAGGAACATCTCAGAAACCCTGCGACTTTGCAGGATAACATCGTGAGGAGCTTCGCAG CGCAATCAAATGGCGCGTTTCACTTTTTTAACCTGACATCATTTGGTCACCGAGAGATCATAACAAAAGCAGAATTCCGGTGGTTTCGGCGCGCGCACGCGGTTTTACCTGGACATCACTTTTACAGA GTGGATTTGTATGAAGTGCTGGAGAGCAAAGTGAAACCCTGGCGAGGAAATCTGATCCTGTCACGTTTACTGTCTATGTACACTGAAGGATGGGAAGTGTTTAACATCACACAGACG GTCACCAAGTGGATTCTCAACAGCAGCACAAATAATGGCATCTTGGTTGTTGCAACTTTAAATTCGGGACACTGGTTGGAGACGTATGTACAAAGTGCGAGAGAAACAAGTTATGAGGAAAATGATGCCTATTTGGTTGTCTACTCAAATGATGGTCGAAGAAGAAGCTCTG GTGAAGGAGTTTCCACATCAGGTCAGAACACCGGCTTGCCCTTCGAGTTCCTCGAGTTCAAAAGCTCCCTCCAGGCTGTTGTGCGAAAGCGCAGGAGTACACATAAAAGGGCATCTGAAAATGAGCAAGTTGTAAATTGTCAAAGAACACCTCTATATGTGGACTTTGTAAAACTTGGTTGGGCCGGATGGGTAATATCACCAAGAGGCTACAACGCATATCACTGCAGTGGGTCCTGTCCATTTCCACTCAGTGGAAGTTTACATCCAACCAATCATGCCATTGTGCAATCCatagtaaacacattaaaactgTCCAGCAAAGTGGGAAGGCCATGCTGCGTACCAGACAACCTTCAACCTATAAGTCTGTTGTACTTTGACGATGATGAAAATGTTGTTCTCAAACAATATGACGACATGGTGGCAGGCAGCTGTGGCTGTCACTGA
- the LOC131363381 gene encoding bone morphogenetic protein 2-like isoform X1: MHSTPLSLAMALLRSLYLFEILALQLVLLFSVLSAYVYEMPEARVITDVPKQRTLNDALQVRDVGRHVVRTKAPRFMMELYEEHLRNPATLQDNIVRSFAAQSNGAFHFFNLTSFGHREIITKAEFRWFRRAHAVLPGHHFYRVDLYEVLESKVKPWRGNLILSRLLSMYTEGWEVFNITQTVTKWILNSSTNNGILVVATLNSGHWLETYVQSARETSYEENDAYLVVYSNDGRRRSSGKGEGVSTSGQNTGLPFEFLEFKSSLQAVVRKRRSTHKRASENEQVVNCQRTPLYVDFVKLGWAGWVISPRGYNAYHCSGSCPFPLSGSLHPTNHAIVQSIVNTLKLSSKVGRPCCVPDNLQPISLLYFDDDENVVLKQYDDMVAGSCGCH, translated from the exons ATGCACTCGACACCTCTGTCATTGGCCATGGCTTTGCTAAGAAGTCTTTATCTTTTTGAGATCCTTGCCTTGCAGCTGGTGTTACTTTTCAGCGTGCTGTCTGCTTATGTTTATGAAATGCCAGAAGCGCGCGTAATTACAGATGTGCCCAAGCAGCGCACACTGAATGACGCGCTCCAGGTCCGAGATGTTGGGCGTCATGTAGTGCGCACAAAAGCGCCGCGCTTTATGATGGAGCTGTACGAGGAACATCTCAGAAACCCTGCGACTTTGCAGGATAACATCGTGAGGAGCTTCGCAG CGCAATCAAATGGCGCGTTTCACTTTTTTAACCTGACATCATTTGGTCACCGAGAGATCATAACAAAAGCAGAATTCCGGTGGTTTCGGCGCGCGCACGCGGTTTTACCTGGACATCACTTTTACAGA GTGGATTTGTATGAAGTGCTGGAGAGCAAAGTGAAACCCTGGCGAGGAAATCTGATCCTGTCACGTTTACTGTCTATGTACACTGAAGGATGGGAAGTGTTTAACATCACACAGACG GTCACCAAGTGGATTCTCAACAGCAGCACAAATAATGGCATCTTGGTTGTTGCAACTTTAAATTCGGGACACTGGTTGGAGACGTATGTACAAAGTGCGAGAGAAACAAGTTATGAGGAAAATGATGCCTATTTGGTTGTCTACTCAAATGATGGTCGAAGAAGAAGCTCTGGTAAAG GTGAAGGAGTTTCCACATCAGGTCAGAACACCGGCTTGCCCTTCGAGTTCCTCGAGTTCAAAAGCTCCCTCCAGGCTGTTGTGCGAAAGCGCAGGAGTACACATAAAAGGGCATCTGAAAATGAGCAAGTTGTAAATTGTCAAAGAACACCTCTATATGTGGACTTTGTAAAACTTGGTTGGGCCGGATGGGTAATATCACCAAGAGGCTACAACGCATATCACTGCAGTGGGTCCTGTCCATTTCCACTCAGTGGAAGTTTACATCCAACCAATCATGCCATTGTGCAATCCatagtaaacacattaaaactgTCCAGCAAAGTGGGAAGGCCATGCTGCGTACCAGACAACCTTCAACCTATAAGTCTGTTGTACTTTGACGATGATGAAAATGTTGTTCTCAAACAATATGACGACATGGTGGCAGGCAGCTGTGGCTGTCACTGA